In Desulfuromonadales bacterium, a single window of DNA contains:
- a CDS encoding 3-hydroxyacyl-CoA dehydrogenase NAD-binding domain-containing protein — MKTIGIIGAGQMGSGIAHIAALAGFEALLYDVAAPQLEKAHAAIGRNLRRQADKGAIESSAVAAASARLGTTNSLDDMAGCDFVIEAVPESEELKLDIFRKLDRIVSPGMILA; from the coding sequence GTGAAGACGATCGGAATCATCGGTGCGGGACAGATGGGGAGCGGGATCGCCCACATCGCCGCCCTCGCGGGGTTCGAAGCGCTGCTGTACGATGTGGCTGCGCCCCAGTTGGAAAAGGCGCACGCCGCCATCGGCCGGAACCTGCGGCGGCAGGCGGATAAAGGGGCGATCGAGTCCTCGGCGGTGGCGGCCGCCTCGGCCCGGCTCGGGACCACGAACAGCCTGGACGATATGGCCGGTTGCGATTTCGTCATCGAGGCGGTGCCGGAGAGCGAGGAGCTCAAGCTGGATATTTTCCGCAAGCTCGACCGTATCGTCTCGCCCGGCATGATACTGGCCAG